From the Leptolyngbya sp. O-77 genome, one window contains:
- a CDS encoding J domain-containing protein, producing MNLAECYRILGLRSSATYEEIKSSYRRLARRYHPDLNPGSAQQAEQFIQVNAAYRQLMELVRPTGMGDRPLPAPPRPAPSAADASPSTASPKATSPSSAQKAQTQRSPTAQSGSGIRKRPPIQRSPDASPTDHQLKEHVYSRLQQLLRQQRYPRAVALVEGLAQRLPNDLEVRQWLAIAYQRWGRHLVDLKQPEKARTYLNKALRTDPRNRALWFEVDRDLRRLDGIEIL from the coding sequence ATGAACCTTGCTGAGTGCTATCGGATTTTGGGACTGAGAAGCAGCGCCACCTACGAGGAGATTAAGTCTTCCTATCGGCGGCTGGCGCGGCGATATCATCCCGACCTGAATCCGGGGAGCGCTCAGCAGGCAGAGCAGTTCATCCAGGTGAATGCGGCCTATCGGCAACTCATGGAGTTGGTGCGTCCGACGGGCATGGGCGATCGCCCTCTGCCTGCCCCGCCGCGACCCGCACCAAGCGCAGCCGATGCTTCCCCATCCACAGCCTCGCCAAAAGCCACATCGCCCTCCTCCGCCCAAAAAGCCCAGACCCAGCGGAGTCCCACCGCACAGTCTGGCTCTGGCATTCGCAAGCGCCCGCCGATTCAGCGCAGCCCGGATGCCTCGCCGACGGATCATCAGCTCAAAGAGCATGTCTATAGCCGCCTCCAGCAGTTGTTGCGGCAGCAGCGCTATCCCCGCGCTGTCGCGCTGGTTGAAGGGCTGGCCCAGCGGTTGCCCAACGACCTGGAGGTGCGCCAATGGCTGGCGATCGCCTATCAGCGCTGGGGTCGCCACTTGGTAGACCTGAAGCAGCCCGAAAAGGCCCGCACCTACCTCAACAAAGCCCTCCGCACCGACCCGCGCAATCGCGCCCTCTGGTTTGAGGTCGATCGAGATTTGCGCCGCCTGGATGGCATCGAGATTTTGTAG
- a CDS encoding calcium-binding protein: MATITGDSQNNRIQGTSDNDSIFGGAGNDTLLGLGGDDRLFGEAGDDRLEGGIGNDLLDGGAGDDTLDGGAGTDTLTGGAGNNTYIIDAPGDRIVQSNNQSITTVQSSITFNLSALGLSAGLQNLILLGNADINATGNSRDNVLVGNRGSNVLRGLAGDDRISGGSGGNDLLDGGAGNDILVGNAGNNTFVIDSPGDRILGAGRGIDTVESLVDYALVRGLENCNLRGDARICVGNRFNNALTGNRNDNTLIGGMGADTLLGNDGNDKLSGGQGDDDLTGGRGNDTLTGGEGRDLFYYRSDRSFRTSDFGRDTITDFRGTDSIVLSRRTFGLRSSRGFGFSQDSEFAVVANNRLAASSSARIVYSTGSRTLFLNANGSSGGFGSSSSSGAFIVFSSNTNLSTLSFLIV; this comes from the coding sequence ATGGCAACGATTACCGGCGATTCCCAAAACAACCGTATACAAGGCACTTCTGATAATGACAGTATTTTTGGCGGTGCTGGGAACGATACGCTATTAGGTTTGGGGGGGGATGATCGGCTTTTTGGGGAAGCCGGGGACGATCGCCTCGAAGGGGGCATCGGCAATGATTTGCTAGACGGCGGCGCAGGAGACGATACGCTGGACGGCGGCGCGGGAACCGATACGCTGACTGGGGGAGCCGGAAACAACACCTATATTATTGATGCACCGGGCGATCGCATCGTTCAAAGCAACAACCAGTCCATCACCACGGTTCAATCTTCCATTACGTTTAACCTCAGCGCTCTAGGGCTGTCGGCGGGTCTGCAAAATCTGATCTTGTTGGGCAACGCCGACATCAACGCCACGGGCAATAGTAGGGATAACGTTCTGGTGGGCAATCGCGGCAGCAACGTGCTGCGCGGGTTGGCGGGCGACGATCGCATTTCTGGCGGCTCAGGCGGCAACGACCTGCTGGATGGCGGCGCGGGTAACGATATTTTGGTGGGCAACGCAGGCAACAACACCTTCGTGATCGACAGTCCGGGCGATCGCATTTTGGGCGCAGGACGCGGCATTGACACGGTTGAGTCCTTAGTAGACTATGCGCTGGTGCGGGGGCTGGAGAACTGCAATCTGCGGGGCGATGCGCGGATCTGCGTCGGCAATCGGTTCAACAACGCGCTGACGGGCAACCGCAACGACAACACCCTCATCGGCGGGATGGGGGCGGATACGCTGCTGGGCAACGACGGCAACGACAAACTCAGCGGCGGCCAAGGCGACGACGACCTCACGGGTGGACGAGGCAACGACACGCTAACCGGGGGAGAAGGGCGCGATTTGTTCTACTACCGGAGCGATCGCAGCTTTAGAACCAGCGACTTCGGGCGCGATACCATTACCGATTTCCGGGGCACAGACAGCATTGTTCTATCGCGGCGCACCTTCGGACTCCGCAGCAGTCGCGGCTTTGGGTTTAGCCAAGACAGCGAATTTGCCGTAGTGGCCAATAATCGCCTGGCCGCCAGCAGCAGCGCCCGCATCGTCTACAGCACCGGGTCGCGCACGCTGTTTCTCAACGCTAACGGCAGCAGCGGCGGCTTTGGCTCCTCTAGCAGCAGCGGCGCATTTATCGTGTTTAGCAGCAACACTAACCTCAGCACCCTCAGCTTCCTGATTGTCTAG
- a CDS encoding folate/biopterin family MFS transporter translates to MVESSAGFGQVKANLTEFITEKVLFGNRPTPELVAILLVYFVQGILGLARLAVSFFLKDDLALSPAQVSALLGVAAIPWMIKPLFGFMSDGLPIFGYRRRPYLVLSGVLGALAWVAMATVVHTAWAATLAIALSSLAIAVSDVIVDSLVVERARLESSKASGSLQSICWGASALGGLITAYLSGFLLERFSVQTVFAITATFPLIVSLVAGLIAESPITQPTDWSVIRSQVKDLRSAISQKSIWLPTAFLFLWQATPTAESAFFFFTTNDLGFTPEFLGRVRLVTSLASLLGIWMFQRFFRTVPFRTFFGWTIVVSTLLGMTMLILVTHTNRAIGIDDHWFSLGDSLILTVMGQIAYMPVLILAARLCPPGIEATLFALLMSVTNLAALVSYELGAGLMHWLGVTEDNFSNLWLLVIITNLSTLLPLPFLGWLPGKEDEKLEIHTSTPRVTQPVVEIGEGIGVAE, encoded by the coding sequence ATGGTTGAGTCCTCCGCTGGGTTCGGACAGGTCAAGGCAAACCTCACGGAATTCATCACCGAGAAGGTGCTGTTTGGCAATCGCCCAACGCCCGAACTGGTTGCGATTCTGCTGGTCTACTTTGTGCAAGGCATTTTGGGTCTGGCACGGCTGGCGGTCAGCTTTTTCCTGAAGGATGACTTGGCGCTGAGTCCGGCGCAGGTGTCGGCGCTGCTGGGGGTGGCCGCCATCCCTTGGATGATTAAGCCGCTGTTTGGCTTTATGTCGGACGGGCTGCCGATTTTTGGCTATCGCCGTCGGCCCTATCTGGTGCTGTCGGGCGTGCTGGGGGCGCTGGCTTGGGTCGCTATGGCCACGGTGGTTCACACTGCCTGGGCCGCCACACTGGCGATCGCGCTCAGTTCACTGGCGATCGCCGTTAGCGATGTGATTGTGGACTCGCTAGTCGTTGAGCGGGCCCGCCTGGAATCTAGCAAAGCGTCTGGTTCGCTGCAATCTATCTGCTGGGGCGCGTCGGCTCTGGGCGGGCTGATCACCGCCTACCTCAGCGGCTTTTTGCTGGAGCGATTTTCGGTGCAGACCGTGTTTGCCATTACGGCCACCTTCCCGCTGATCGTGTCGCTGGTGGCAGGGCTAATTGCTGAATCGCCCATCACCCAGCCCACCGACTGGTCAGTGATCCGATCGCAGGTCAAGGATTTGCGGTCTGCCATTTCGCAAAAATCCATCTGGCTGCCCACGGCGTTCCTCTTCCTCTGGCAGGCCACACCCACCGCCGAATCCGCCTTTTTCTTTTTCACCACCAACGACCTCGGCTTTACGCCAGAGTTTCTCGGTCGCGTCCGCCTGGTCACCAGCCTCGCCTCGCTGCTGGGCATCTGGATGTTTCAGCGGTTCTTTCGCACCGTGCCTTTCCGCACCTTTTTCGGCTGGACGATTGTCGTCTCGACGCTGCTGGGCATGACCATGCTCATCCTAGTAACCCATACCAACCGGGCGATCGGCATCGACGACCACTGGTTTAGCCTGGGCGACAGTCTGATCCTGACGGTGATGGGACAAATTGCCTATATGCCTGTGCTGATTTTGGCTGCCCGCCTCTGCCCGCCCGGTATAGAAGCAACGCTCTTCGCCCTGCTGATGTCCGTCACCAACCTGGCTGCACTGGTGTCTTACGAACTGGGCGCGGGGCTGATGCACTGGCTCGGTGTCACCGAAGACAACTTCTCGAACCTGTGGCTGCTGGTCATCATTACCAACCTCAGCACTCTGCTGCCGCTGCCCTTCCTGGGCTGGCTTCCTGGCAAGGAGGACGAAAAACTGGAAATCCACACTTCCACGCCACGAGTGACGCAGCCCGTTGTGGAGATTGGCGAAGGCATTGGTGTGGCGGAGTAA
- a CDS encoding carotenoid oxygenase family protein gives MQTQPLSTPRSYNRKDWQTGYRSLEQEFDYAIEDVEGEIPAELEGTLFRNGPGRLELGGQRYRHPFDGDGMVCAIALRNGRAHFRNRFVRTEGFVAEQQAQKILYRGVFGTQKPGGLLANAFDLRRKNIANTNVIYWGGKLLALWEAAEPYRLDPRTLETLGTDDLNGGLKPGESFAAHPWVDPASELDGGEPCLVNFSISPGLSTRITVYELNLAGDVVRRYSHSVPGFAFIHDFVITPHYCIFFQNAVSFNPLPFVLGQKGAGECVEFHPEKPTQAVIISRQGSHEKQLISVNSGFVFHHVNAFEDGKTLVVDSISYDSLPTLEPGQDYREVDFEALAPGQLWRFRFDLAAGSVAQQKLDERCVEFPVVHPDRVGRNYRYLFVGAAHEPTGNAPLQGVLKLDLQTGDRQLWSAAPYGYGSEPIFVPRPGATAEDDGWVLVLIYNAERQKSELVILDGQDLEKGAIATLRLRHHVPYGLHGSFTTEYFGE, from the coding sequence ATGCAAACCCAACCGCTCTCCACCCCCCGCTCATATAACCGCAAAGACTGGCAAACAGGCTATCGCTCATTGGAGCAAGAGTTTGACTATGCCATTGAGGATGTAGAGGGTGAAATTCCGGCTGAACTAGAGGGAACGCTGTTTCGCAATGGGCCGGGGCGGCTGGAACTGGGCGGGCAGCGCTATCGGCATCCGTTTGATGGAGATGGCATGGTGTGTGCGATCGCCCTCCGCAACGGCCGCGCCCATTTTCGCAATCGCTTTGTGCGGACGGAAGGATTTGTCGCAGAGCAGCAGGCGCAGAAAATTCTCTATCGCGGCGTATTTGGCACGCAGAAGCCGGGTGGCTTGCTGGCAAACGCCTTTGACTTGCGCCGCAAAAATATTGCCAATACCAACGTGATTTATTGGGGCGGCAAACTGTTGGCGCTGTGGGAAGCAGCCGAACCCTATCGCCTCGACCCGCGCACGCTGGAAACGCTGGGCACTGATGACCTGAATGGCGGCCTGAAGCCGGGTGAATCCTTCGCGGCGCATCCCTGGGTTGACCCCGCTAGCGAACTCGACGGCGGCGAACCCTGTCTGGTGAATTTTTCCATTAGCCCCGGACTTTCGACGCGAATTACAGTCTATGAGCTAAATTTGGCGGGCGATGTGGTGCGCCGCTATAGCCATTCGGTGCCCGGTTTCGCGTTTATCCACGATTTTGTGATTACGCCGCACTACTGCATCTTTTTCCAGAATGCGGTGTCGTTTAACCCGCTGCCGTTTGTGCTGGGGCAAAAGGGGGCGGGCGAGTGCGTTGAGTTTCATCCCGAAAAGCCCACGCAGGCGGTGATCATTTCTCGCCAGGGCAGCCATGAAAAGCAGTTGATTTCGGTCAACTCAGGCTTCGTATTTCACCATGTAAATGCCTTTGAGGACGGCAAAACGCTGGTGGTGGACTCCATCAGCTACGATTCGCTGCCGACGCTGGAACCAGGGCAGGACTATCGCGAGGTGGATTTTGAGGCGCTGGCTCCGGGACAACTCTGGCGCTTCCGGTTTGATCTGGCGGCGGGTTCCGTTGCCCAGCAAAAGCTAGACGAGCGCTGCGTCGAGTTTCCGGTGGTGCATCCCGACCGGGTGGGACGCAACTATCGCTATCTATTTGTCGGCGCAGCCCATGAGCCGACGGGCAACGCGCCGCTGCAAGGCGTGCTGAAGTTGGATTTGCAGACGGGCGATCGCCAGCTTTGGAGCGCTGCGCCCTACGGCTACGGCAGCGAACCCATCTTTGTACCACGACCGGGCGCAACCGCTGAGGACGATGGCTGGGTGCTGGTGCTGATTTACAACGCCGAGCGGCAAAAGTCGGAACTAGTGATTTTGGATGGGCAGGATTTAGAAAAGGGGGCGATCGCCACGCTGCGGTTGCGGCATCACGTCCCCTATGGGCTGCACGGCAGCTTTACGACCGAATACTTTGGCGAGTAA
- a CDS encoding two-component system sensor histidine kinase NtrB yields the protein MFEQNLSQKSQSQEELMERDRLAALGEFTAMIVHEARNPLTTIELGLKHAKKVLTSDTDLQRITLALSESQRLNQLLSELLDYAKPKPLNLSITNVDAFLKAMLVQIQDLPESVDRSIHYVNEAPAVEVMADINKLKQVFLNLFRNALEAIAIQEGVSCLVKYNVPDHCICISIRNAGKPIPSELLPHLGTPFFSTKSGGTGLGLAISKQIVIAHGGSLKILSFAKETIVSIYLPIANKRNILYEHCVYPD from the coding sequence ATGTTTGAGCAAAACTTGTCACAAAAAAGTCAGTCTCAAGAGGAGCTGATGGAGCGCGATCGATTAGCAGCGTTAGGGGAGTTTACTGCCATGATTGTGCATGAAGCGCGGAATCCGCTGACCACAATTGAGTTAGGCTTAAAACACGCGAAAAAGGTGTTAACTTCCGATACCGATCTACAACGTATTACCCTTGCATTAAGCGAGTCTCAGCGCCTCAACCAGCTTTTGAGCGAGCTTCTGGATTATGCGAAGCCAAAACCACTGAACCTCTCAATCACTAACGTTGATGCGTTTCTCAAGGCAATGTTGGTGCAGATACAAGATTTACCTGAGTCCGTCGATCGCTCAATTCATTACGTCAATGAAGCGCCAGCGGTTGAGGTGATGGCAGATATTAATAAATTGAAGCAGGTGTTTTTGAATTTATTTCGCAATGCGCTGGAAGCGATCGCCATCCAGGAAGGTGTAAGTTGCTTGGTCAAATATAATGTTCCAGATCATTGCATCTGTATCAGTATTCGGAATGCTGGCAAACCCATTCCGTCAGAATTATTGCCTCACTTGGGAACTCCATTTTTTTCCACAAAGTCCGGCGGCACGGGGTTGGGATTGGCAATCTCAAAGCAAATTGTTATCGCTCATGGAGGATCGTTGAAAATCCTATCATTTGCCAAAGAGACGATTGTGAGCATTTATCTACCCATTGCCAACAAGCGCAATATTCTTTATGAACATTGTGTCTATCCTGATTAA
- a CDS encoding DsbA family protein, which translates to MTLPQKSSRLILPVGDFDHCQGSPAAKFTLVQYGDYQCPSCRIAHRFISSIQQQLGEQLRFVFRHFPQSYLHPEAHHAAEAAEAAASQNKFWDMHIHLLQHQSQLADSYLVEYAMALYLDVDQFLAEMANDCHTARIQSDIESGVKSGVVKTPTFFINGLKYGGEQHLEKLLEAIVQANFE; encoded by the coding sequence ATGACATTACCCCAAAAATCCAGTCGCCTCATTCTTCCTGTGGGTGATTTTGACCACTGTCAAGGCAGCCCCGCAGCAAAATTCACATTGGTACAGTACGGCGATTATCAATGTCCTTCCTGTCGAATAGCGCATCGCTTTATTTCATCTATTCAGCAGCAGTTAGGTGAGCAGTTGCGATTTGTGTTTCGCCACTTTCCGCAGTCGTATCTCCATCCCGAAGCCCACCACGCAGCGGAAGCGGCAGAAGCAGCAGCATCCCAGAATAAGTTTTGGGATATGCATATCCACTTGCTACAGCATCAATCTCAACTGGCTGATAGCTATTTGGTTGAATATGCAATGGCTCTGTATCTAGATGTGGATCAATTTTTAGCAGAAATGGCGAACGATTGTCATACAGCACGAATTCAGTCTGATATTGAAAGTGGGGTGAAAAGTGGTGTGGTCAAAACGCCGACGTTCTTTATTAATGGGTTGAAATATGGCGGTGAGCAACACTTAGAAAAATTGCTAGAGGCGATTGTGCAAGCAAATTTTGAATAG
- a CDS encoding transposase family protein encodes MTTLAILEAFAHLPDPRRGAGQRHNQALCLALFTLAVAAGCRGFLAIGDWLEAYHDELVECLRRPKDACPLTAPSGECY; translated from the coding sequence ATGACGACGCTTGCCATCCTGGAAGCCTTTGCTCATTTGCCTGACCCTCGACGTGGAGCGGGACAAAGGCACAATCAAGCCTTGTGTTTAGCCTTGTTCACGCTTGCGGTTGCAGCAGGTTGTCGCGGCTTCTTAGCCATTGGTGATTGGCTAGAAGCGTACCATGACGAGTTAGTCGAATGTTTGCGCCGCCCAAAGGACGCTTGCCCTCTTACAGCACCATCCGGCGAGTGCTACTGA
- a CDS encoding DUF5367 family protein, with product MTQTLEEKKSLNLAFFILLGIIFWFTGVLFIRLGGEKLFINDSPWLLFLFALAIPISWIFVKISAIFGKVSGAELLSALAIETTTATLIDGSVLTWFQNIYSYDQSKLLLIAAWLLWGGGMGLAVGYLESLRSINEKPQTPS from the coding sequence ATGACTCAGACACTTGAAGAGAAGAAATCGCTTAATTTGGCTTTTTTCATACTACTTGGGATTATCTTTTGGTTTACAGGCGTACTGTTTATCCGGCTGGGAGGAGAAAAATTGTTTATCAACGATAGCCCCTGGCTGTTGTTTCTATTCGCCCTGGCAATTCCTATTTCTTGGATCTTTGTGAAGATAAGCGCAATCTTTGGAAAAGTCAGTGGTGCAGAACTATTAAGCGCTCTAGCAATAGAAACTACAACAGCTACGCTCATTGATGGCAGCGTGCTAACTTGGTTTCAAAACATCTACAGTTATGACCAGTCCAAGCTGTTATTAATCGCGGCTTGGTTGCTATGGGGTGGCGGCATGGGGTTAGCTGTTGGATACTTGGAATCCCTTCGCAGTATCAATGAGAAGCCCCAAACTCCTAGTTGA
- a CDS encoding transposase, whose protein sequence is MQLCPHDYPVLNSRLFFEIWLTFVLDKGLTSMRDLFYRLNRTGVEVDISTFSKACKTRTDGHFCRIYAQLIEQVKRKQPTAAQILFPIDSTIVTLTSKLFWLQGYHQVKLLNGINLEQGYSSECLIHFGQGHDAKFADSISTMIPENGIGIMDRGFASWEFLDQMSLTQTKFVVRIKNNMKTELDHDRYRVVWFCDLESRSEFRLATNVNEMSDKEISDTYRHRWQIEVLWKFLKMHLKLDRLALPDPG, encoded by the coding sequence ATGCAGCTTTGTCCGCATGACTATCCCGTTTTGAACTCGCGCTTGTTCTTTGAAATCTGGTTGACCTTTGTGTTGGACAAGGGCTTAACCAGCATGAGAGACTTATTTTACCGCCTAAATCGTACAGGTGTTGAGGTCGATATATCCACCTTTTCTAAAGCTTGCAAAACTCGAACGGATGGGCACTTTTGTCGAATCTATGCACAGTTAATTGAGCAAGTAAAGCGCAAACAGCCGACCGCGGCTCAGATACTTTTTCCGATTGATTCAACCATCGTTACACTTACCAGCAAGCTATTTTGGCTGCAAGGATATCACCAAGTTAAATTACTGAATGGAATCAACTTAGAGCAAGGATATTCGAGTGAATGCTTGATTCATTTTGGGCAAGGACATGATGCAAAGTTTGCCGATTCGATTAGCACGATGATTCCCGAAAACGGCATCGGCATCATGGATAGAGGCTTCGCAAGCTGGGAATTTCTCGACCAAATGAGTCTCACTCAAACAAAGTTTGTGGTGCGAATCAAGAACAATATGAAGACTGAACTTGACCACGACCGTTACCGCGTGGTTTGGTTCTGTGATTTGGAGAGTCGGAGCGAGTTTCGTCTGGCAACTAATGTCAATGAGATGAGCGACAAAGAAATCAGTGATACCTATCGGCATCGTTGGCAAATTGAGGTGTTATGGAAGTTTCTCAAGATGCACTTAAAGCTCGATCGTCTGGCTCTTCCGGATCCGGGGTGA
- a CDS encoding transposase family protein produces MDIHLDRLLSFPHVTVESCIQKDNEVYLKLRLLNQESSCPHCKKSSSELHQNRPILIRDLSIFGQVTYLKIPRRQFYCRDCQRYFTESLTFMDAGRQYTRRYEEHIYQQVQLSSMEQVGRVEGLSFERIEGIFKHQYAQKKTQDGQESNALGLMKSASGKGIKTSPPLSATLRPGN; encoded by the coding sequence ATGGACATACATCTTGATAGATTGCTTAGCTTCCCTCACGTTACGGTTGAAAGTTGCATTCAAAAAGACAATGAAGTGTACTTAAAGTTGCGCTTGCTCAATCAAGAATCTAGCTGTCCACACTGTAAGAAATCAAGTTCGGAGTTGCATCAAAACCGTCCGATTTTGATTCGAGACCTATCGATTTTTGGTCAAGTCACTTATTTGAAAATTCCTCGTCGTCAGTTTTATTGTCGTGATTGTCAACGTTATTTTACTGAGTCATTGACATTTATGGATGCAGGACGGCAGTACACTCGACGCTATGAGGAGCATATTTACCAGCAAGTACAACTGTCAAGTATGGAGCAAGTGGGTCGCGTAGAAGGGTTAAGCTTTGAGCGCATTGAAGGGATTTTCAAGCATCAGTATGCACAGAAAAAAACACAGGATGGGCAGGAGTCAAACGCATTGGGATTGATGAAATCAGCAAGCGGAAAGGGCATCAAAACTTCGCCACCGTTATCGGCGACGTTGAGACCGGGAAATTGA
- a CDS encoding ISL3 family transposase: MSKRKGHQNFATVIGDVETGKLIEVIDSHQQEDIIETLKQQPLEVRAKVEEVSVDMWGGFPKVVKRVFPNAVVVIDRFHVMKLVNEELNKIRRQSGVSDRGSKFILLKNGKDLTAEEKTKLEEILKRSKRLGKAYEWKEEFRAIYEQPLTVEEGKRQIQGWLDKARVVYREASTTIRNHLDGISNYFRNRTTSGAMEGINNRIKLIKRQAYGFVNFNNFRERLLACFSD, encoded by the coding sequence ATCAGCAAGCGGAAAGGGCATCAAAACTTCGCCACCGTTATCGGCGACGTTGAGACCGGGAAATTGATTGAAGTGATTGACAGCCACCAACAGGAAGACATTATTGAAACCCTGAAGCAGCAGCCCCTAGAGGTGCGTGCAAAAGTTGAAGAGGTGAGCGTGGATATGTGGGGAGGATTCCCAAAGGTAGTCAAGAGGGTGTTTCCCAATGCCGTGGTAGTGATTGACCGCTTTCATGTCATGAAATTAGTCAATGAGGAGTTAAATAAAATTCGTAGACAATCGGGTGTATCAGACCGAGGTAGCAAATTCATTTTGCTCAAGAATGGCAAGGATTTAACAGCAGAAGAAAAGACAAAGTTAGAAGAGATTCTGAAACGGTCAAAGCGATTAGGAAAAGCCTATGAGTGGAAAGAAGAGTTTCGCGCGATTTATGAACAACCATTAACCGTTGAGGAAGGCAAGCGTCAGATCCAAGGGTGGCTCGATAAAGCGCGAGTCGTCTATAGAGAAGCAAGCACAACGATTCGTAACCATTTAGATGGAATTAGCAACTACTTTCGGAATCGCACAACGAGTGGCGCAATGGAGGGAATCAACAACCGAATTAAATTGATTAAACGGCAAGCTTATGGCTTTGTCAATTTCAACAATTTTCGAGAAAGACTATTAGCCTGCTTCTCTGATTAA
- a CDS encoding ISKra4 family transposase (programmed frameshift): MDAEKKAQIQAHARALAALLYEETDPEQVKTLAGIEAAVRGHLLEHVSPEIGGFFIATSSGTTSGRKRRIESILGQLQVSEKQAQILEVKAYTRWSPYLERCCLLVSANESYERAAEDIEVLTGIKVSHSTQQRLVHRQIFELPQVEETVEEMSIDGGKVRLRTPEGEPSEWRDYKAVNLHESCVAAFFQDNEQLVNWVNVQSLSDPLTCIGDGHDGIWNVYTQIGNQTQRREILDWYHLVENLGKVGGSVQRLDAVETCLWQGDVEGAIAQFEDWQHERVTNFVSYLNKHRQRIVNYGYYQAEGVSIGSGAIESTVKQLGRRIKISGAQWDKDNVPQVLKQRCAYLNGQFST, from the exons ATGGACGCTGAGAAAAAAGCCCAAATCCAAGCCCATGCTCGTGCCCTTGCCGCTCTGCTATACGAGGAAACTGACCCAGAGCAAGTGAAAACGTTGGCAGGGATTGAGGCGGCAGTGCGAGGACATCTGCTCGAACATGTCAGCCCAGAGATCGGGG GATTTTTTATTGCAACAAGTAGCGGCACGACAAGTGGACGAAAGCGTCGCATCGAGAGCATCCTTGGACAACTGCAAGTGAGTGAGAAACAAGCTCAAATTCTGGAGGTGAAAGCGTACACACGATGGAGTCCTTACCTGGAGCGGTGTTGTTTGTTGGTGAGTGCCAATGAATCGTATGAGCGGGCGGCAGAAGACATTGAAGTGTTGACTGGGATAAAGGTTTCTCACAGTACTCAACAGCGATTAGTGCATCGTCAAATCTTTGAGTTACCGCAAGTGGAAGAAACGGTTGAGGAGATGAGTATCGATGGAGGTAAAGTGCGATTGCGAACACCCGAAGGAGAACCGAGTGAATGGCGAGATTACAAGGCAGTGAATCTGCACGAGTCCTGTGTTGCTGCCTTCTTTCAAGACAATGAGCAGTTGGTCAACTGGGTCAATGTTCAGTCTTTATCTGACCCATTGACTTGTATTGGAGATGGGCATGATGGGATCTGGAATGTCTACACCCAGATTGGCAACCAGACCCAAAGACGGGAGATTTTGGACTGGTATCACTTGGTTGAGAATTTGGGCAAAGTGGGTGGTTCTGTGCAACGTTTAGATGCCGTGGAAACCTGTTTGTGGCAAGGCGATGTCGAGGGCGCAATTGCACAGTTTGAGGATTGGCAACACGAGCGGGTTACGAATTTCGTTAGCTACCTTAACAAGCATCGACAGCGGATTGTCAATTATGGCTACTATCAAGCTGAAGGAGTCTCCATTGGTTCCGGGGCAATTGAATCGACCGTTAAACAACTTGGGCGGCGAATCAAGATATCGGGGGCGCAGTGGGACAAAGATAACGTTCCGCAGGTGCTGAAGCAACGTTGTGCCTACCTCAATGGGCAATTCTCAACATGA